TGCTGAGATATAAGGCAAACTTCGGCTGAAAAGCTAAAATCAAATGACTCCTAAAAAATGAAATAACGGCTATTTTGGCTGATAGAGAAGCTTCAACTTAAAATGGTTGGAGCTTTTTTATGTGATTTCATAATTACGAACTCCTCGTCCAGAACGTATTTCCCAAAAGTCAAATCCGGATTTTTCCGGTGAATCCTTATCTGCCTGCGCTGAACGGGCGGTGCCGCTTTTCTGGTGACCAAAAAGACCAAAAAGAACAATAATACCAAAACGGAATGATGTCTAAATTATCAGTTAATATAAAGGTATTATTGTAAGCGTTATCAATGAGGAGAATGGAGGATACTATGAAAATTAACTTTAAGAATTTGACGGTTCAGGTCATTATCGGAATTATTTTAGGTATTGCTGTTGGCTTTTTGTTTCCAAGCTTTGGGGTTGAGCTGAAAGTATTAGCAGATGTCTTTATCAAAATGATTAAAATGGTGATTGCGCCAATTATCTTTTTTACGGTAGTAATCGGAATTGGCAGCATGGGTGACTTAAAGAAAGTCGGAAGAATCGGAGGCAAGGCTCTCCTGTATTTTGAAATTGTGACGACCTTTGCGCTTGCAATCGGAATTATTGTAGTAGGAATTGTAAAGCCTGGCGAAGGCTTCAACACAGATGCCGTTGAGGGTGGAGATGTATCTCAGTATACGGAACAGGCAGAAGAAACAAGTCATGGCTTCATTGACTTTGTAGTCGGCATTATTCCTGAGAATGTTGTAGGCGCGATGGCTGAGGGAGAACTGCTCCCTATCTTATTCTTTGCTGTCTTGTTTGGAATTTCAATGGCAGCGATTGGGGAAAAAGCAAAACCTGTTGTCGTTTTGTTTGAAAGGCTGACAGATATTTTCTTCGGTGTTGTAAACATGATCATGAAAGTTTCACCGTATGCGGCTTTCGGAGCAATGGCATACACTATTGGACAATTTGGATTAGGATCGCTTGTTGCTCTCGGTAAGCTGATGGGATCTGTTTATATCACCATGTTCCTATTTATCATCTTTGTTTTAGGGGCCATTGCAAAATATTATGG
The window above is part of the Metabacillus dongyingensis genome. Proteins encoded here:
- a CDS encoding dicarboxylate/amino acid:cation symporter; translated protein: MKINFKNLTVQVIIGIILGIAVGFLFPSFGVELKVLADVFIKMIKMVIAPIIFFTVVIGIGSMGDLKKVGRIGGKALLYFEIVTTFALAIGIIVVGIVKPGEGFNTDAVEGGDVSQYTEQAEETSHGFIDFVVGIIPENVVGAMAEGELLPILFFAVLFGISMAAIGEKAKPVVVLFERLTDIFFGVVNMIMKVSPYAAFGAMAYTIGQFGLGSLVALGKLMGSVYITMFLFIIFVLGAIAKYYGFSITKFIAFIKEEILLVLGTSSSESALPKMMEKMEKYGCSKSVVGLVIPTGYSFNLDGTSIYLSMAAMFIAQAYGVDLSIWQQLTLLGILMLTSKGAAGVTGSGFITLAATLAAFPMIPVEGIALLLGVDRFMSEARAITNLIGNGVATVVVSKMEGEFHPPAEQAEPAKISIAK